A part of Acidimicrobiales bacterium genomic DNA contains:
- a CDS encoding sigma-70 family RNA polymerase sigma factor codes for MARARGQSSGDDDLVGLYLHDISAHPLLTREDEVRLGELVAEGKAAAVELATVDPKDKKRVAELKRRVREGDDATTQFVQSNLRLVVSLARRYRSSGLPMLDLIQEGNLGLLRAVEKFDSRRGFKFSTYASWWIRQAMTRSIANSGRTIRLPVHTGDQVMRMRRATSEFERVHGRQPSSAELAGEVDLPLRQVEDLIPHLSTPRSFSETLGSDGDMELGDTVEDANAVAPDDQVMASLLPEAVETMLAGLGEREREVLFLRYGLDRGSPRTLEELAQRFNVTRERIRQIESKALAKLRRSSTEGERNLLSLQS; via the coding sequence GTGGCGAGGGCTCGGGGGCAGTCCAGCGGCGACGACGACCTCGTCGGCCTGTACCTCCACGACATCAGCGCGCACCCGCTCCTCACGCGCGAAGACGAGGTGCGCCTGGGGGAGCTGGTGGCAGAGGGCAAGGCGGCCGCCGTCGAGCTGGCGACCGTCGACCCCAAGGACAAGAAGCGCGTCGCCGAGCTGAAGCGCCGGGTGCGGGAGGGCGACGACGCCACGACCCAGTTCGTCCAGTCGAACCTCCGCCTGGTCGTCTCGCTGGCCCGCCGCTACCGCTCGTCGGGCCTGCCCATGCTGGACCTGATCCAGGAGGGGAACCTCGGCCTCCTGCGGGCGGTGGAGAAGTTCGACTCCCGGCGGGGGTTCAAGTTCTCCACCTACGCCAGCTGGTGGATCCGCCAGGCCATGACCCGCAGCATCGCCAACAGCGGGCGCACCATCCGCCTGCCCGTCCACACCGGTGACCAGGTGATGCGGATGCGCCGCGCCACCAGCGAGTTCGAACGGGTCCACGGCCGCCAGCCGTCGTCGGCCGAGCTGGCCGGTGAGGTCGACCTGCCTCTTCGCCAGGTGGAGGACCTGATCCCCCACCTGAGCACGCCGCGCTCGTTCTCCGAGACCCTGGGCAGCGACGGCGACATGGAGCTGGGCGACACCGTGGAGGACGCCAACGCCGTCGCTCCCGACGACCAGGTCATGGCCAGCCTGCTGCCCGAGGCGGTCGAGACGATGCTGGCCGGCCTGGGCGAGCGCGAGCGCGAGGTCCTCTTCCTGCGCTACGGGCTCGACCGGGGCAGCCCCCGCACCCTGGAGGAGCTGGCCCAGCGCTTCAACGTGACGCGGGAGCGCATCCGCCAGATCGAGTCGAAGGCGCTGGCCAAGCTGCGGCGGTCGTCCACCGAGGGCGAGCGCAACCTCCTCAGCCTCCAGAGCTGA
- a CDS encoding carbamoyltransferase C-terminal domain-containing protein: MTAVLGVNCFSHDTSACLLVDGAVVAIGEQERFDRDQHTKHFPHLAIAYCLERAGIGIDQIDAVAFAHDAKVDFARGALDAVTRVSPKRLAAQVFTDSRLVMKERNFRTTWGYRGKVFNVGHHDAHAASAFYASPFDRAAVLTLDRGGDFLSTTMAIGEGNRLSHLGMVRNPHSLGEIYTAFTWLLGFRPNADEGKLMGLAPYGRDVLAKDLRDLVHLGDDGRFKVNLRWFNYQREGKPFSRRGLERFGPPRAPESEFTDRHKDLAYAAQDLIEEAGLHVARALQQATGLKRLCLAGGVALNSVMNARLLAESGFDEMYVQPAASDAGNAYGAAAWVWHEAMGKPRGWSMDHAFFGPSWTEKESAAALTARGLAIRRVTDPEAEAAERIARSKVVGWFQGRAECGPRALGARSILADPRRAEMRDVVNARVKRREGFRPFAPSVLHERGADYFERYSYNPFMLLVLPVRPEKRSVIPAVTHVDGTGRMQSVTAAFNPSYHRLISEFERRTGVAVVLNTSFNIRGEPMVNRPEEAVEDFLRSDMDCLFLGNLVAEKPVPA; encoded by the coding sequence GTGACGGCGGTCCTCGGCGTCAACTGCTTCAGCCACGACACGTCGGCCTGCCTGCTGGTGGACGGTGCCGTCGTGGCCATCGGCGAGCAGGAGCGCTTCGACCGCGACCAGCACACCAAGCACTTCCCCCACCTCGCCATCGCCTACTGCCTGGAGCGGGCGGGCATCGGCATCGACCAGATCGACGCCGTCGCCTTCGCCCACGACGCCAAGGTGGACTTCGCGCGCGGTGCTCTCGACGCCGTCACCCGGGTGTCGCCCAAGCGGCTGGCCGCCCAGGTGTTCACCGACTCCCGGCTGGTGATGAAGGAGCGGAACTTCCGCACCACGTGGGGCTACCGGGGCAAGGTCTTCAACGTCGGCCACCACGACGCCCATGCCGCCAGCGCCTTCTACGCGAGCCCCTTCGACCGGGCCGCCGTGCTCACCCTCGACCGGGGCGGCGACTTCCTGTCCACCACCATGGCGATCGGGGAGGGCAACCGGCTGAGCCACCTCGGGATGGTCCGCAACCCCCACTCCCTGGGCGAGATCTACACCGCGTTCACGTGGCTCCTGGGTTTCCGGCCCAACGCCGACGAGGGCAAGCTCATGGGCCTCGCGCCCTACGGCCGAGACGTCCTGGCCAAGGACCTGCGCGACCTGGTCCACCTGGGAGACGACGGCAGGTTCAAGGTCAACCTGCGCTGGTTCAACTACCAGCGCGAGGGCAAGCCGTTCTCCCGGCGCGGGCTCGAGCGGTTCGGGCCGCCCCGGGCCCCCGAGTCGGAGTTCACCGACCGGCACAAGGACCTCGCCTACGCCGCCCAGGACCTGATCGAGGAGGCGGGCCTGCACGTGGCCCGGGCGCTCCAGCAGGCCACCGGGCTGAAGCGGCTGTGCCTGGCCGGCGGGGTGGCCCTGAACTCGGTGATGAACGCCCGCCTGCTGGCCGAGTCGGGCTTCGACGAGATGTACGTCCAGCCCGCCGCCTCCGACGCCGGCAACGCCTACGGCGCCGCCGCCTGGGTCTGGCACGAGGCGATGGGCAAGCCCCGCGGGTGGTCGATGGATCACGCCTTCTTCGGGCCCAGCTGGACCGAGAAGGAGTCGGCCGCCGCCCTCACCGCCCGCGGCCTGGCGATCCGCCGCGTCACCGATCCCGAGGCGGAGGCGGCCGAGCGCATCGCCCGGAGCAAGGTGGTGGGGTGGTTCCAGGGCCGGGCCGAGTGCGGCCCCCGCGCCCTCGGCGCCCGGTCGATCCTGGCCGATCCCCGCCGGGCCGAGATGCGCGACGTGGTGAACGCCCGGGTCAAGCGGCGCGAGGGCTTCCGCCCCTTCGCGCCGTCGGTGCTGCACGAGCGGGGGGCCGACTACTTCGAGCGTTACTCCTACAACCCGTTCATGCTGCTCGTGCTCCCGGTCCGGCCCGAGAAGCGCTCCGTCATCCCGGCCGTGACGCACGTGGACGGCACGGGGCGGATGCAGAGCGTCACCGCCGCCTTCAACCCGTCGTACCACCGGCTGATCTCGGAGTTCGAGAGGCGCACGGGCGTCGCCGTCGTGCTCAACACCAGCTTCAACATCCGGGGCGAGCCCATGGTGAACCGCCCCGAGGAGGCGGTCGAGGACTTCCTCCGCAGCGACATGGACTGCCTGTTCCTCGGCAACCTGGTGGCCGAGAAGCCGGTGCCGGCCTAG